The Haloterrigena turkmenica DSM 5511 genome includes the window TAAACGCCGGCGCAGCGGACAGTTTCTCGCGGTAGAACGGCCGAGAATCCGGATCACGAAACTTCGACCCCGATTCGCTTAAGGGTGGCGGGAGTAGCTTTTAGCCAGTGTGTGGTTATCGTTCACACATGGAATCGGAACTGTCGGTCAGGGAGGTCCTGACGAACGACTACGTCGGCGTCAGCGAGTCGGACACGGTTCGCGGCGCCGTCGAACTCATGCGCGAGGAGCGCTCGAGTTGCGTTCTCGTCGTCCGCGGGAGTGAGCCGGTCGGAATTATGACCGAGTGGGACGTCCTCGACGTCGTCGCCGACGAGCGCGATCCGTCCGAGACGACCGTCGGCGACGTCATGAGTTCGCCGGTCATCACGTTCGGGCCGGACCGGTCGCTCACCGACGTCGCTGACGCGATGGCCCGCGAGAGCATCCGCAACGTCGTAGTCGAGGACGACGAGGGCGTGGTTGGCCTGCTCACCCAGCGCGACGTCATCGCCGCCGCGGGCTCGTTCCAGGCCACGATGACGCCCGGGCGAACGGCCAACACCGCGACGGGACTCGAGGGCGCGCAGCCGTCGGACGAGCGCTCCGCTCAGTCCCAACCCGCCGGCGAGAGTCTCGACTCGCGGATGCTGGCCAACGGCGGCGACGAGTACACGACTCAGGGCGTCTGTGAGGCCTGCGGGTCGCTCGCCGACGCGCTGTGGGACGCCAACGGCCAACTCGTCTGTGCGGACTGCCGAACGGTGTGACCGCCGAGTCGCCAACGGCGGTCCGCACCGCACCGAGTGGACGCGTACCGATCCGTGTCAAACAGTAGCGTGATACAGTCACTGACAGCGATTTCTCCGATGGAAAGACCTTTCGGGGGCCGCGGTGCACCCATGGATAATGATCGATACCCTCGACGACCTCGACGTCGAAGGGACCACCGTCGGCGTCCGCGTGGACATCAACAGCCCGATCGGCGACGACGGTACCCTCGCCGACGACGCCCGACTGCGTGCCCACGTGGACACCCTCTCGGAACTACTCGAGCGCGGCGGCCGGGTCGCCGTCCTCGCCCACCAGGGTCGACCCGGCGGTGACGACTTCGTCTCCCTCGAGTCCCACGCCGAGCGGCTCTCGAAACTGCTCGAGCGGCCCGTCGACCACGTGGACACGACGTTCAGCGACGCCGCCTGCGAAGCCGTCCGGAACCTCGAGAACGGCGACTGCCTCGTCCTCGAGAACACGCGCTTCTACAGCGAGGAGTACATGGAGTTCGACGCCGAACGCGCCGCCGAGACCCACCTCGTGGAGGGGCTGGCGCCGGCGCTGGACGTCTACGTTAACGACGCCTTCGCCGCGGCCCACCGCTCCCAGCCCTCGTTGGTTGGCTTCCCGACCGTCCTCCCCGGCTACGCCGGCCGCGTGATGGAGTCCGAACTCGACGTCCTCGGGACGATCGAGGAGACCCCCGAACCGCGGATCTACGTCCTCGGCGGGGCGAAGGTCCCGGACTCGATCGACGTCGCCTGGTCCGTCCTCGAGAAGGGGCTGGCCGACCACGTCCTCACCGCCGGCGTCGTCGGTAACGTCTTCCTCATCGCCGACGGCGTCGACGTGGGCGACGCCAGCTCCGACTTCATCTACGATCAGGGCTACTGGGACGAGATCGACCGCGCCGCCGACCTGCTCGACGCCTACGGCGACAGTATCGCGCTCCCGCGGGATGTCGCCGTCGAACGCGACGGCGAGCGCCACGAACTCGGCGTCAACGCCCTCCCACCGGGCGACGAGGAGGCCGCCATGGACATCGGTAGCTCGACACTGGCCTACTACGAGCGCCTGCTCGAGGACGCGGGCACGGTCATCCTCAACGGCCCCGCCGGCGTCTTCGAGGAGGAGGCGTTCGCGACGGGCACCCGACAGCTCTACGGCGCCGCGACCGACGTCGAGATGAGCATCGTCGGCGGCGGCGACACCGCCTCCGCGCTGCGCAGTCTCGGCGTCGACGGCTTCACACACGTCAGCACCGGCGGCGGCGCCGCCCTGCGGATGCTCACCGCGGAGCCGCTGCCCGCCGTGACCGCACTCGAGGATGGACCCAAACGACAACAGCCGGCCGACGATTGAACGCGCCACCGCCGACGACGTCGAGACGGTCGCGGACCTGTGGGTCCGGCTGGCTCGAGACCAGCGCCGGCACGACTCCTACGTTCACGCCGACGCCAACCGGGAGACGATGCGGGACACGCTCGCGGCCCACCAGGTCAACGACGGGCTGCTCGTCGCCCGCGACGGCGAGACCGTCATCGGCTTCGCCTCGTTTTCCGTCGAGCGGGGCTCGCTCCAGCTCGACGCCACCCGCGGCGTGCTCTCGAACATCTACGTCGTTCCCGCCGCCCGCGAGAAGGGCGTTGGAACGGCGCTGCTCGAGGCCGTCGAGGACGAACTCGCGTCCCAGGGCGCCGAGGTCGTGGTGCTCGAGGTGATGGCCCGCAACGAGGCCGCCCGGCGGTTCTACGAGCGGAAGGGGTACGAGACCTATCGGGTCGCGATGGAGCGCGACCTCGAGGACGACCGCTCCGAAAACGATACACATTCAAAGGAGGACGGCTAACCCGAAACTGCGCCAGGGGAGCATGGGTGGTTCATGCACTCGACTTGTAATCGAGACTCCCGGGGTTCAAATCCCCGCCCTGGCTTACTGACGCGAACAGATTCGTGAGCGTCAGCAACGAGACGGGATTTGAATCAGGGAGCAGCTCTGCTGCGACCGTGGTTCAAATCCCCGTCCTGGCTTGAATCCCTAGGCTCAAATCCTCTACCGACAGGTATCGTTACTTCCAGAATTAACGGAGATTCCGGCAGATCCCCTCTCGAGCAACGAGAATCGTCCGCAACAGGCACGACTCACGGCTCGAAACGCCCCGGACTCTTATTACAGACTCGCCAATACTGGATACTGTCCGGGTCACACCTCCCTGAGAACGCCAGATCTCACATCCACTCCCAAGCCCCCTTCGACTCGGACACTTCGGTATCGGCACGTAGTGTCACCCAAAACGCCGACGGAAGTCGGCGGCGGAACCCCCCTTTCGACTGGTGATGTGTCAATCGGTCGGGGTTGCGATCGAGAGTAACTAGTGACGTTGGAGCGATCTCGATCGGTGGCGGGCGATGTGGTCGTTTCGAATGTCTCAGTTCGAACGGTAGCCGTCGGCAACGACGGACTCCCCATCCCGCCACTCGAGTATTCGACTATCGCGAATTAAGCCTACTGGCCGGGTAGTCGAAGGCTGGCGCCGGATTTCGGAAGATCCAGAACGCGCCGAGTGACAACGCAGCCAGTCGATCGGTCGCAGCCGTCGCCGACGCGTTCGGAGACGGATACTCAACAACTTCTGGTGATTCGCTCGTTCACGACCGGATCACCGACCGGCCCGTCCGCGTCGACCGACTGCTCGAGGTGATAGATCGTCACTGACTCGAGGTCTCGATCCGACGCCTCGCAGACGTACGCCGCCGCCGGCTCGTACTGCGACTCGCCGGCGTAGCGCATGTCGACGCCGTATCGGTGCCAGAGCGTCGTCGGGTACGTCTCGGCGGCGTCCGGCGGGCGGTCGAACGCGACGTCGCCGCCGTCGACCGCGTCGATCGTCTCGCCCGACTCGAGGGTCGCCTCGATCGCGTACCAGCTCGAGGCGTCCGGCGGGTT containing:
- a CDS encoding CBS domain-containing protein; amino-acid sequence: MESELSVREVLTNDYVGVSESDTVRGAVELMREERSSCVLVVRGSEPVGIMTEWDVLDVVADERDPSETTVGDVMSSPVITFGPDRSLTDVADAMARESIRNVVVEDDEGVVGLLTQRDVIAAAGSFQATMTPGRTANTATGLEGAQPSDERSAQSQPAGESLDSRMLANGGDEYTTQGVCEACGSLADALWDANGQLVCADCRTV
- a CDS encoding phosphoglycerate kinase, with product MIDTLDDLDVEGTTVGVRVDINSPIGDDGTLADDARLRAHVDTLSELLERGGRVAVLAHQGRPGGDDFVSLESHAERLSKLLERPVDHVDTTFSDAACEAVRNLENGDCLVLENTRFYSEEYMEFDAERAAETHLVEGLAPALDVYVNDAFAAAHRSQPSLVGFPTVLPGYAGRVMESELDVLGTIEETPEPRIYVLGGAKVPDSIDVAWSVLEKGLADHVLTAGVVGNVFLIADGVDVGDASSDFIYDQGYWDEIDRAADLLDAYGDSIALPRDVAVERDGERHELGVNALPPGDEEAAMDIGSSTLAYYERLLEDAGTVILNGPAGVFEEEAFATGTRQLYGAATDVEMSIVGGGDTASALRSLGVDGFTHVSTGGGAALRMLTAEPLPAVTALEDGPKRQQPADD
- a CDS encoding GNAT family N-acetyltransferase, giving the protein MDPNDNSRPTIERATADDVETVADLWVRLARDQRRHDSYVHADANRETMRDTLAAHQVNDGLLVARDGETVIGFASFSVERGSLQLDATRGVLSNIYVVPAAREKGVGTALLEAVEDELASQGAEVVVLEVMARNEAARRFYERKGYETYRVAMERDLEDDRSENDTHSKEDG